TCAGCAGACGGTTTTGAAGAATTTGTAGGTACTGATGGGACAAAGGGGCTGCTCTGGTCTACTGGGAGTGAGAATCCTGCCTCGGTGATGTACCTCCTTCCTTCCCAACAGAATCGGTTCCACATGCTCTGGGGGGATGGAGGGACTGTCCACAAGGACGGCCAGCTGGCGCAGCCCGATTCTTTCGCACTGGGCCTCACCTTCCTCTGGAGACCTCTGGTTGATTATAGGTATTTTCATCCACACACcccctgcccacacacacacagtatctactctttcattttattttatgtcacAAGACTTAGATGAGGAGGAAACTTTAAAGTGGACTTTTCTAAAAGTGAAAGCAGAACAGCAGTGGAATGACCCTGGTAATAGGATTCTGGGTGGTTTGCCTTTGAACATGTGACCCTTGCTCCAGAGCTGGAATATTTTGTTCTATCTTGGCTTCCAACGAGGTTGGCTTCATCCTAGGGCCTCCGCCAAGGAGTTCAAACCTAGATGTCTCTCCCCGTCAAGTCAACATCCCAGAGAATGAGGGTCTTGGAGAGAAAAGGTTTCCCTCTCCTGCCTGCCTGGGGCTTGAGGTCTGAGATCTGGGCCCACATTTGAGGGCCCTCCACTTCTCCAGCTGATTGACCAGCAATGCGTTCAGAGGAGACCCCTCACCCACCCACATGGGTGTGCTTCTCCGACAATTCACTCACAACTCAGCAACTAGCCTAAGGCCAGTGCAGGACAGCCACTCAGAAAACAAGAGGAAAGTTCTCTTCCTTGTAGGAACCAGGGGTAGACTCAGTGGGTGGACCCTCCCGCCCAGGTCAGTACCTGTATGCTCCAGGAGGCCCCTCCAGGAGGCCAGGTATCTCCAGAGTTGGGCAGGACAAGTCACACACAGGAAATCCTTAACCAGATCAGCCCTGGGGCCTTGGGTCTCCCAGAGCTTCTTGATGTGCTGGGCTGAAGGCGTGGCCAACGTCCAAGTGAGGGTCTGTGAGTCGAAGGTGAGGAAGTCCTGCCCTTTGTAGCCCAAGCGCCAGAAGCCTCTGGTGCTGTCTCCCTGGAGCTCACAGCCCAATGTGGCCTGGAGGGAGTGAAGGCCTGGCCCACCCCACGCAGTGACCCGTCACCTCACTGTCCCAGAACCTCTCCACCCAACAGGACTCCCACCCAGAGGGGTTATGTCGTCTCCTCCACCCATATCTGAGGAACCTGGTGCAGTCTCAGTGGGGCCTCACCTCTCTGTGCAATTCCAGCCTTgctgtgccctcccctcccccagctgcaaGATAAACAGAGCAGGGACCAGACGCAGACCCACATGCCAATGGCTCTGCCCCCACTCACCCGCACCCTGGCCCTGCTGGCCCATGACCTCTGTCAGCATCTGTCTGAGCTGCCGCTCCTTCTCCTTCAGGTCCTTGGTCTCTCTCTCCCAGGTCTCAGGTCCCAAGTCCGTTTGGATCCCTAGACCAAGGGGCTCTGCCTTGTGGCTCTTGCCGTCATAGCGCAAGAAAACCTCATCATCAAAGTACCCCAGGGCCAGGAACTGGGGCTTCCCAGGCCTGTCCAGGGACAGGGCCATGAGGTCGTAGCGGAGAGTGTGGGTTCCTGAGGGAGGAGGACACGTGGGTGATTCACATGGCCAAGTTCCATGTTTCTAACAGCTGCCTCTGTCTTGAGTTACTTGAATCAGGCTATTGTGTCCTGACCCATCCCAGAGGGGAGTGCAAGGAACCAAGCAGAGTGTTTTGTGATGGACAGGATGAGAGCAATAGACGGTCCAGCAAAAAGATTAGGGTGGAAAGAGATTAGAGAGGCGTTAAGATGTGGAAGAGAAAGCAGGAGTATatttgggcagagagagaagcagaaatgacTGAGATCACAGCTGCACAAGGCAGGGGACTAGGAGCCTCCGACAGGCAGAAGGGAAATTTCCCACGGTCTTCTACACCCAGAAGAGAAGAACTGCCAGGCTCTCAGCTGAAACCTGTGAAGGCCACAGCGCCAGTTACGGAATCCTACTAGAACTGTGACCTCGTGCTGAACCAGGTCGATCCTGAGTGAATTGAGGTCATAAGGCCCTTGTATCTACTGAAGTGAGGGAAAGAATCAACCTTTCCTGGGCGGCAAATAACATCAACTGAAGCCAAGACGGGTGTAATGTAGGTAACGGCCAGGAGTCAATGTGAATTTGTTGACCTCTAAAGAGTCAGGAATACAATACTGGTAATCAAGAAATGGAGAAGATCCCAGAGAATTGGAGCCGACCTGCAACGATCCCAATGTTGGCATTagcagaaaaacattttaatattaacatgtttaagaaaatagaagaaaatgaacaaaatatttggaagaatattTCACCAGAGaactgaaatatataaaaataaaatgttaattctagaaatgaaatacacAATATCTGAAGTTGTGAACTCATTGGATGGGATCTGCAGCAGATTACACAGAGAAAAACAGGATTAGTGAGCTGGACCACGGGAAAATGTAATATACAAAAACAGAAGCTTAGAGAAATATGAATGGAGAAAAGGGGAAAGCTAAGCATAAGTGACATGTGCGATCCTCTCATCTGTATCACTGGAGtttcaggagagaagagagaaaatgcaacCCTGGCATTATTCAAAGAGATAATAGCCAAGAATTGTCCAGAACAGATGAAAGGTAATCACCAGGTTCAGGAAGCTCTCAGCTTTAAGCAGGATAAACAGAAACAAAGCCACCTGAGAACATCATGGTCAAGATATTGAACAGtcgagacagagagaaacattgaaaataaaaacacctaGAGAAAATAAGACATATTACTTTTAGGGAGCATTTTATAAGACCATCAGAGCTGACTTCTGAACAGAAATGATGGAAAGCAGAACACAATGAAACGACATCTTCCAAGTGCTGAAATAAAATCATTACCAACTTACAAATCCATACCAGGAAAAATACTATACTGGAAGGAAGTCAAAATAAAgatggtttaagaaaaaaaaatgtgcacaGTCACTGATATCAGGCCTGCACTAAAGGAAAAGCCAATGGGAGCTCCTCAGGCAGAGGAGATATTATCCCAGAACAAAAGAAGCAAACGCAGGCAGGAAGCCCAAAGACCAACTCTGTGAGTAGATCCAAGGAATATTGAAGGAACAGAAGCATCATTTTCATGTTCTGTGGAATTTAAAGTGTATGTACAACTAaagtttatgacaacaataatgtGAGAGTTTGGGGGGCTGGGAAATGGAGTTTAAAGGTCTAGCAATATCTGGGAATTGTTAAAAGTCATAATTAGTACTTGACTACAATACTAATACATATTATAATCTCTAAAATGACCACTGTGAGAAGAGTAAGAGATGTACAATTAAcaaattaatagaagaaaaaaatggagtatTGAGAAAGCTAGAtatccaaaagaaggaaagaaaaggagaaaaaacgaACAAATAGATTGGCTGAAGAGAAGATATAGAGCGAGATGGTATATATAAACCCAAACATAACAGTAATTACATTAACGTGAATGGACTAAAAACTCCATGTGAAAGAATACGGTTATCAGAtaggcttaaaagaaaaaaatgacacaatCAACTTATGTTGCTTATAAGAGTCACACAAAGACATCAGCAGACTGAAATGGAAAGCATGGAAAAATGATATAAATGTAAGCTCTACCCAGAAGAAGGCTGGCATCGCTCTACTAACATCAGAGCAGGATTTAAGAAAAAGGACTGTTAGAGTAAAGAGAGGCCCATGCAGCGGGAGATTTCACCATCAGAAATCTGCACGTTTCCAATAACAAAGCTTtagaatacataaagcaaaattagCTAAACTAAAAAGAGAGACAGATCCAAAACACTTCGAAGGATATTAACACCTGTCTCACAATAAGCAGAGTACAAGCAGACATAAAACCCGTAGGTACCCAGTCTGAACCACAGAATCAACTTGACATAGTTGACGCATGTGGAACGTTCTATGTGCAGATGGAATGTTTGCCACAATCAGCcacacacagagacatgaagagtGGTTCAACAAGTGTCAGAGGATTGAAACCGTTCAGAATATGTTGTCTGACCACTGTGGTAATACGCTAGAaatcaatttaaaacaaaagatatttagggctggccctgtggcttagtggttaagtgcccgcgctccgctactggtggcccgggttcagatcccaggtgcgcaccgcttctccggccatgctgaggcagcgtcccacatatagcaactagaaggatgtgcagctatgacgtacaactatctactggggctttggggggaaaaaagaaaaggcagaggattggcaatagatgttagctcagagcaggtcttcctcagcaaaaagaggaggattagcacggatgttagtttagggctgaccttcctcacacacacaataaaaagatatttagaaaacCCCCAATtgcttggaaattaaacagcacacttgATATAgtccatggatcaaagaagaaattgtaagggaaattacaaaatagtttgaagtgaatgagaatgaaaacaatCCATATCGCACCTCGGGAGTGCAGCTAAAGTAGTGACTGCAGAGCAAGTAACAGCCTTAAATGCAGATGTTAGAAAAAAAGACACTAAATAGTGAACCCTCTCAGCTTCAATCTCAAGacattagaaaaaaacataaaatacataacaaaagtcaaaagatacaataaagataaaaggagaaatcagtgaaatagaaaattacatACAATAACAAGGGACAAATTTCTCAGAAAAAGAGTCATCTTATCAAAGCtgatataagaagaaaaagtcaatagtcccttaaatattaagaaattaaggCCATGATTACATATTTTCCaacaagaaaactccaggcccacaaGGCTTCATTGGTTAATTCTAACAAAGGTTTAAGATTAAAACAATAGTCTTATACAAACTGTAGCGGAATTTGGAACACGAGAGAGCACCCCAGATATGTTTCATAAGGCCAGCCAAATCTGATGCCACCCAAGACCCTCACCTGCCTCCCTCCTGGTTCACCTCCCCAGACCTTTACCACCCCCATACTGCAGCCCCTCAGACATCCGCCCCCTTGTGTGGACCCCAGATACtcaccacccccaccactgctCCCAAATACCAGCTTTCCTGCTGATCTCCTTCACTCTTCACGTGGACCACACACACACTCGCCATCCCCCTCTGTGGCCACCCACATGCTCCTTGCTACTTCCCTCACTCACTGGTAATTTCATCGCAGCTGCCCTCCCACACTTCCCGCCCCcacactgcctcctccagaccctcacctgcctccctgccctccccagagACCCTCACCGTCCCCCACCACGGGCCCCAGGTACTCATCTGGCTCCCTGGGGACACCCCATCCAGACATCGCCGCCCCCACGGAGTGACCCGGACACTAGGACCGCCCCCCTCTCCACGTGTCTCGGGAGAACATTTATCGTCCTCCCTGCCCGCGCCTCCCAAGCCCCCAGAAACTCACTTGCCCCCTGCGGACCCTCCATCCCAGGACACATGGCGTCCACGCCACCACCCTGCGGACCCGCTAGACCCTCCCCACATCCCCCTCTCCCCGGCACTGCGCCCCTCAAACACTCCTGCCCCCTTTGGTAGAGCCCCCTGCAAGCGCGCCCTCCGCAAGTCCTAACGTCCCCTCTCCTCCCGCCAGCCCCACACAGAGCCCGGTCCCCCATCCGCACCCAgactcccccatcccccaccgcCGCCCAAGCTCTCACCAGTGCAGGACCCCAGGGGTTCCTCCAGTAGCAGGAACAGGAGCAGCAGGCGGCTCAGGGCTCTGGGGCCCCCCGGGGACCCTATCCCCATTCCCGTCCAGAGGTCttgataccaaaccaagtgggctcacctcctggtgagttaaataagactctacaccagtggaagtcgTCTCACAAAGTaaggtgtatttgcagcaaatagagggccatgaggaatcatttccaaagaaaGCAGGCACTTTTATTCCAGTTGggtaatgaatattcaaaagggagaggcgggtattcgcttgcgcaggctcagttggaaaacctGCTTCTGCAGACACTGCCGGTCACCCTAATAAGGCTTAatctcctcctgaagagatctttctatgaaaattaaGGAAAGGTCATGAGCGgagctcttgtagggaggcttgaTTACCTTCAGGGTGGCagctggttgtgtctccttaacataaaaacagttaaagtcttccaaacccaccctccaGTCCCTCGGGGCACTGGTCCTTCACAGTCTGTGTGGGTAATTTGAAAGCCTGTAGTTTCCAACCTCCCCTTTCATTTTCCATCTCGTAGCCTAAGGCCCAGCCCACCTTACTCTGTGTCTCCGGTGAGCCCCAGAGCCTCCCAAGGACGCAAACTCGCCGTCAGCTTTGCCCAGGACCCCAAGTATGTGCCGCAGGGTCCCAGATTCCCTCTGGCTGAGGCGGGGAAGGGCTGAAGTCTGTCTGGTCCTGGGTGTTCAGGGTCTCTGTGTCCCCCACCCACGGACAGGCCGGTCTGAGTTCCTGCCCTGTGTCTGTCCAGCTGTGTCTGCCCCTGCTGAGGAGAGACCCCATCCCACAACAGGGTGGGGTCTGCTGTGTGTGGAGCTCAGAAGCCACTTCCCCACAAGCTGAGTTGTGGAACTTGAGTCTCCCtacccctccacccctcccctcagactaagcccctcctcctctcctttctcccctaGGTAAAGGAAGTGGGAGGGCCTCAGCCCCCTAAGGAGGTCACCAGTCAGGGCTGAGGCTTTTCCTCCAGGGAAGTGAGCCTGGCAGGCAGagtgtgagcagaggagggacttgCAGTCTCGCCCAGGACAAGATCCTACTGCTGTGAGGAGGGTCTCACCATCACCAGGTCCAGCTGGGGGGCCTTGGGAAAGGGTCTTTGGGACGAGATCCTGCTGTGAGGGAGGGTCTGGGGCCTGGTGGAGGCcagggggtcagggaggaggctgcagaaggaACGTGG
This genomic window from Diceros bicornis minor isolate mBicDic1 chromosome 34, mDicBic1.mat.cur, whole genome shotgun sequence contains:
- the LOC131397037 gene encoding MHC class I-like protein MILL1; translation: MGIGSPGGPRALSRLLLLFLLLEEPLGSCTGTHTLRYDLMALSLDRPGKPQFLALGYFDDEVFLRYDGKSHKAEPLGLGIQTDLGPETWERETKDLKEKERQLRQMLTEVMGQQGQGAGLHSLQATLGCELQGDSTRGFWRLGYKGQDFLTFDSQTLTWTLATPSAQHIKKLWETQGPRADLVKDFLCVTCPAQLWRYLASWRGLLEHTGTDLGGRVHPLSLPLVPTRKRTFLLFSEWLSCTGLRLVAEL